The following DNA comes from Microbacterium foliorum.
ACTTCCTTGCCGACGCTCAAGCATAAGGGAAGATCTGAGCAAAACGGAAATCGAGGGCGAGCCTGCTGTCCCCCGGGCGTGTTCAGGAGGACGATGGACTCGTATCGCTGTGTCCTCTCGCGCTGTCCGCCATATGGTGCGGATGTGAAAGAAGTTGTTAGTGTGGCATTTGTGAAACCGGCGGAAGGGGCCGCGTGAACGACAAGGACTCGACGACGGGTGCTGCTGCGGCGGCATCCGACGACTGCGGCTGCGCGCCGACGCCCGCGGAGAGCCGTGCGTTCTGGAAGGACCGCTCGGTCACCCGTCGCGGCGCCCTCACTCTCGGCGCGCTCAGCGTCGTCGCCCTCAGCGCCTTCGGCGTCTCCAATGGTGTGACCGCCGCGTACGCGGCGACGTATCCCAGCTGGGACGACGTGCAGAACGCCATGAACAACGAGTCCTCCAAGGCCGCCGAGGTCACCCGCATCGAGGGGCTCATCCAGTCGCTCAAGCAGCGGGTGGCAGACGCGCAGGCCAAGGCCGTCCTCGCCGGCGAGGAGTACAACGCCGCTCAGCTGGCGTACTTCGACGCCATCGCCGTGGCAGACGAGCTCCAGTCGAAGGCCGATGAGCAGGCCCTCGTCGCCGACGATGCGACCAAGAAGGCCGCACAGCTCGCCGCGCAGCTGTATCGCAACGGCGGCGACGACACCGCCCTCGAACTCTTCTTCGCCGGATCGGCCGACAACGCCGACCAGCTGCTCTCTCGTCTCGGGACGATGGACAAGGTCTACCAGTACAACCAGACGGTGCACGACAACGCTGTCGCCGCACGCAACTCGGCCCAGGCGCTCACAGATCAGGCCGTCGTCGCCCGCACCGAGCGCGACCGCCTGCAGCAGATCGCCGAGCAGAAGATGATCGAGGCCCAGGCCGCAGCCGACGCCGCTCAGGCGGCGCTCGACGAGCAGTCGGCCAACCTCGCGACGATGCAGGCACAACTCGCAGCTCTGAAGGACGCCACGGCGACGACCGTGGCCGGCTACCAGGAGGGCGTGCGCGTCGCGGAAGAGGAGCGCAAGCGCCGCGAAGCAGCCGAGGCTGCTGCTGCTGCTGCAGGCAATGGCGGCGGTGAAGGCGGTGGCGGCGGAGGTGTCGGCGGATCACCCGGTTCCGGCGGCTGGGTCCGACCGCACGGCGGCTACCGGAGCGCCGGATTCGGCTCTCGACCCAAGCCCTGCGCGGCCTGCTCGGGCTACCACTACGGCGTCGACCTCGCCAACGGCTGCGGTGCGGCGATCTACGCGGCGCAGTCCGGCACCGTCGACTACGCCGGACCCCGGGGCAACTACGGCAACTACATCCGCATCCAGCACGGCGGCGGAGTCGCTTCCGGCTATGCGCACATCAGGGACGGCGGGTTCGCTGTGCGCAGCGGCTCGTGGGTGAACTCCGGTCAGGTCATCGCATACGCGGGCAACACCGGAGCATCCGTCGGCTGCCACCTGCACTTCGAGGTGTACATCAACGGCGGGTACACCAACCCCATCACCTTCCTCGCAGATCGCGGCGTCTCGGTCTGAGATCCGCGTCGGCAACGACGAAGACCCCCGGCCGCAGCGCGGATCCGGGGGTCTTCTTCGTTCAAGCGAGGGGTCAGTGACCCTGCTCGCCGAAGCGGACGATCGCCTCGTCGAGGATGCGCTGCGCCTCTGCGGCGTCGCCCCACGCGTCGACCTTGACCCACTTGTTGGGCTCGAGGTCCTTGTAGTGCTCGAAGAAGTGCTCGATCTCCTTCTTGGTGAACTCGGCGACATCGCCGATGTCCTGGATGTGTGCCCAGCGGGGGTCCTTCGACAGCACGGCGACGAGCTTGTCGTCTCCGCCGGCCTCATCGCTCATCTTGAGCACGGCGACCGGGCGCACCTCGACGACGACGCCGGGGTAGATGGCGTGGTCGAGAAGCACGAGCACGTCGAGCGGGTCGCCGTCCTCGCCGAGGGTGTTGTCGAAGTAGCCGTAGTCGGCGGGGTAGCCGAAGGTCGTGTAGAGCACGCGGTCGAGGTGCACTCGTCCGGTCTCGTGGTCGACCTCGTACTTCACGCGGCTGCCGCGCGGGATCTCGATGACGGCGTCGTGTGCGCCCATACGTGTGCTCCTCAGAAATGACGGTTGGATGCCGCGCACTAGCCTACCCGCGGCCGGCGGACGGCCTCGGCGCCCGCCGCGCCGCACGGTTCAGCAGCGTCGTCACGACCCCGGTCAGCAGCAGCACCAGGAGGCCGGCATAGCCGATCGCCGGGACGAACACCGCGAGCGCGAGGGCGATCAGGAACAGGATGATCGCGGCGAGGTCGCCGATCACTCCCGCCCGCAGGATGTCGACGGGGGTGGTGGTGAAGTCGGGATGACGCAGCAGATAGAGCCACCCCGCGAGAGTCGTGATCTGGGTGAGGATCAGCGTGCCGATGTAAACCACGGGCTGCAGCGAGTCCGTCTCCATCTGCCCGATCATCGCGGTCGGCACGGGCAGCCAGACGATGGTCGCCATCCAGGCGATGTTGATCCAGAGCAGCGGGCCGGTGATCCACTCCACGTCGCGATACTGACGGTGGTGGCCCATCCAGAACGTCGCGATGAGCACGAAGCTCAGCCCGAAGCTCAGTAGCTGACCCGAGTGTTCGATGAAGAATTCGGCCGTGCTGAGCTTTCCGGAGGCGGCTTCCGACACGGATTCCATGAGCGGCAGGATCAACAGGGTCATCGCGATCGCGACGACCGCATCGACGAGAGCCTTGAACCGCTCGGTCCTGAACCGCACTGGGTGATCCGTCACGGCGCCAGGTTAGGACGCGGAGCGCCTCGAACGCGAGCGCGGCGCGGCGATCCGCCCTCGTGATCTACCGTTGGTCTGTGCCGTCGCTCTCACCCGCCATCGCCGAGATCCGCCTCGCCGTGCGCTCCGCGCTCGCCGATCTGTCCGAGGGGTCGACCGTCGTCGTCGCTCTGTCCGGGGGAGCGGATTCGCTCGCGCTCGCCGCGGCCACGGCGTTCGAAGCCCCCAAGCTCGGAGTCCGGGTGGGCACGCTCACGGTCGACCACGGTCTTCAGAGCGGATCGGATGCTGTCGCCGCCCGCGCGGCGAAGACGGCGGCGGCCCTCGGGCTCGATGCTCTCATCGTCAGGGTCGAGGTGGGCGAGGAGGGTGGCCCGGAGGCCGCGGCCCGCGACGCGCGGTACAGGGTGCTGAAAGACGCCGCAGCGGATGCCGGTGCCTCAGCCGTGCTGCTCGGACACACGCTCGACGACCAGGCCGAGACGGTGCTGCTCGGCCTCGCCCGCGGATCCGGGGCGGCGAGCCTGCAGGGGATGGCGCCGGTCCGCGAGGACGATGACGGGCTGCGCTGGGTGCGACCGCTGCTCGCGGTGCGGCGGGAGACCACACGGGCGTTCTGCACGGCATCCGACCTCGAGGTCTGGGACGACCCGCACAATGCAGAGCAGCGATTCGCCAGGGTGCGTGTGCGCGAACGGGTGCTTCCGGTGCTCGAAGCCGAGCTCGGCCCGGGCATCGCCGAGGCATTGGCGCGCACGGCCGAGCAGCTGCGGGAGGACGCCGAGGCGTTCGACGAGATGATCCACGAGACCATCGAGGACATCGTCGAGCACGCCGAGGCAGGGATATCGGTGAGCGTCGCTGCGCTCGCCGCCAACCCGGCGGCTCTGCGCAACCGGATCATCCGACTGGTCGTCGACAGCGAGTTCGGCGTGAGCCTGACGCGGCTGCAGACTCTCGAGGTCGCACGGCTCGCCACCGACTGGTCGGGTCAGGGACCCATCGACCTGCCCGCGTGCTCGGCGTCCAGGCTCGGCGGGCGCATCGTCTTCACCGCCCGCTGAGCGGCGAACGCGCGTCCTACTTCTTGCCGCCGAGCAGACCGCCGAGCAGATCGCCGATGCCGCCGCCAGACGAGCTGCCGCCCCCGAGGATGCCGCCGAGCAGGTCTCCGATGCCGCCGCCGCCAGACGAGCTGCCGCCCCCGAGGATGCCGCCGATCACATCGCCGATGCCGCCGCCACCCGACTGCGCCTCTGCAGTGCCGGGCTTCGCGGACTTGTCTTTCGTGGCGTTGGCGATCAGGCCCATCACGATCGGCGCGAGGATCGGGAGGAGCTTGCCGAAGTCGATGCCGGCGGTCTCCTTCGACTCGGTGAGCTTCTCGGTGACCTTCTTCTCGTCATCGCCGAGGATGTGCGAGACGATCTTGCCGCCGTCGGCCTGATCGATGTCGTCGACCTTCTTCGCGGTCCCGGTCTTGCCCTGGTGGCGCTTGAGCGCGTTCTCGATCGCCGCAGAGCCCTCGCTCGTGGACGCGTTCTTCGCGAGGCCGCCGAGCAGTACGGCGCCACCCTGCTCGACCGCCTCCTTGGCGACGTCGGGGGAGACTCCGAGTTTCGCGGCGATGTCGTCGATCGGGACCTGCGTGAGGATGTCGTCGAGTGCCATGGGTGAATCCTTCCGTCTGCGGGCGCGCGCCCGTTCCAGCGCCAGAGTAGTGCCGATGCCGGACGTGCATCCAGAATTCTGGTCGCCGATCTGCGGATCCTGGGCGGGAGCATCGGTGCGCGTCGCCTAAAATCGATCCATGCGCGCCGCGGAGATCCAGGACGACCTTGCTCAGATCCTCGTCACAGAGGAGGAGATCATCGCCAAGCTCGATGAACTCGCGACTCGGGTCGCGGCCGACTACGCGGGCAAGGAGATCATCCTCGTCGGCGTGCTCAAGGGAGCGGTCATGGTCATGGCCGACTTCGCACGCGCGCTTCCGTTCCACGCCCCGATGGACTGGATGGCGGTCTCGAGCTACGGGGCGAGCACCAAGTCGAGTGGTGTCGTGCAGATCCGCAAAGACCTCGACACCGACCTGAACGGCAAGCACGTGCTGATCGTCGAGGACATCATCGACTCGGGCCTCACCCTCAGCTGGCTGCTCGAGAACTTCGAGTCGCGCGGTGCGGAGTCGATCGAGGTGCTCGCACTCCTGCGCAAGCCGGAGGCCGCGAAGGTGGTCATCGACTGCAAGTACGTCGGATTCGACATCCCCACCGACTTCGTGGTCGGCTACGGCCTCGACTACGACGAGCGCTACCGCAACCTGCGCGATGTCGCGGTGCTCGCTCCGCACGTCTACAGCTGATCACCCGTCGCCCGGGTCGTTGAGCCTGTCGAAGGGTACGCCGTGGGTGAACGCACAGCGGCCACCTAGGGCACGCGCGATACGCTGATCCGACCATGGATGTCAAGAAGCTCACTCGGAATCCGCTGATCTACGTCGCTCTGATCGGTCTGCTGCTGTTCGGCGGCTTCCTGCTGATCTCGAACCTCGGCGCGCCCAAGCAGATCACGACCCAGGAGGGTCTGGAGCTGCTCTCGGGCAAGACGGTCACCGAGGTCGTGAACACCGACGGAGACCAGCGCGTCGACATGACCCTGTCGAAGGCGTTCGAGGGCTCGGAGAACGTGCAGTTCTACTACGTCGACGCGCGCGCTGAAGAGGTCGTCTCGGCCATCAACGCCGCCGAGCCGAAGGACGGCTTCAACGACGCCGTGCCTCGCGCGACCTGGTTCGACGGCATCCTCTCTCTTCTTCTTCCTCTCGTGCTGCTCGGTCTGCTGTTCTGGTGGCTGCTCTCGTCGATGCAGGGTGGCGGCAGCAAGGTCATGCAGTTCGGAAAGTCCAAGGCGAAGCTCGTCAACAAGGAGACCCCGACGGTCACCTTCGCCGACGTCGCCGGCGCCGACGAGGCGATCGAGGAGCTCCACGAGATCAAGGAGTTCCTGCAGGACCCGGCCAAGTTCCAGGCCATCGGCGCCCGCATCCCGAAGGGTGTGCTGCTGTACGGCCCTCCGGGAACCGGAAAGACCCTGCTCGCCCGTGCCGTCGCAGGCGAGGCGGGAGCCCCGTTCTACTCGATCTCGGGGTCTGACTTCGTCGAGATGTTCGTCGGCGTCGGTGCATCGCGTGTCCGTGACCTGTTCAACCAGGCCAAGGAGAACGCTCCCGCGATCATCTTCATCGATGAGATCGACGCCGTCGGTCGTCACCGCGGCGCCGGTATGGGTGGCGGAAACGACGAGCGCGAGCAGACGCTCAACCAGATGCTCGTCGAGATGGACGGCTTCGACCCGAACGCGAACGTCATCGTGATCGCGGCGACCAACCGCCCCGACATCCTCGACCCGGCACTCCTGCGCCCCGGCCGCTTCGACCGTCAGATCGGCGTCGACGCCCCCGACCTGCGCGGGCGCCAGAAGATCCTCGAAGTGCACAGCAAGGGCAAGCCGCTGGCCAAGAGCGTCGACCTCGAGGTCGTCGCCCGCAAGACCCCCGGCTTCACCGGAGCGGATCTCGCGAACGTCCTCAACGAGGCCGCACTGCTGACCGCACGCTCGAACGCGCAGCTGGTCGACAACCGTGCGCTCGACGAGGCCATCGATCGTGTCATCGCGGGCCCCCAGCGTCGCACCCGTGTGATGAAGGACAAGGAGAAGCTCATCACCGCGTATCACGAGGGCGGTCACGCTCTCGCTGCGGCGGCGATGAACTACACCGACCCCGTCACGAAGATCACTATCCTGCCCCGAGGCAAGGCGCTCGGCTACACGATGGTGCTGCCGCTCGACGACAAGTACTCCATCACCCGCAACGAGCTGCAGGATCAGCTGACCTACGCCATGGGTGGTCGCGTCGCTGAGGAGATCGTGTTCCACGACCCGACCACCGGCGCCTCGAACGACATCGAGAAGGCGACCTCGATCGCCCGCAAGATGGTGCTCGAGTACGGCATGACCACACTGGTCGGACCGGTCAAGCTCGGCAGCGAGGGCGGCGAGCCCTTCGCCGGTCGTGACATGGGCAGGGGACGCGAGTACTCCGAGAAGGTCGCCGAGCGGGTGGATGCAGAGGTGCGGGCGCTCATCGAACAGGCTCACAACGAGGCTTACGAGGTCATCAGCACCAACCGTGACATCCTCGATCGCCTCGCCCTGTCGCTGCTCGAGGAGGAGACCCTCGATCACAACCAGATCGCCGAGATCTTCACCGAGGTGAAGAAGCTCCCCGAGCGTCCGCTGTGGCTCTCGAGCGAGGACCGCCCCGTGTCGGAGCGGCCCCCGATCGAGGTCCCGAAGAAGGACGTCTCGCTGGTGGCATCGGTCGAAGCGCCGGCCGCGGCTCCGCGCACGCAGCCCGGATCGGCGGGAGCCGGCCAGGCTCGACCTGCGACGGCCTGACCGGTGTCTGTCGACCGCGCGCGTGTCGAGCGGCTCACCAGGGAATTGCTCGAGGCGATCGGCGAGGACCCTGATCGCCCGGGTCTGAAGCAGACGCCGACGCGCATGGGCGACCTCTATGCGGAGTTCTTCGCGGGTGTCGGCGAGGATCCTGCTGCCCCTCTCGCGCACACGATCAGCGTCTCTCGAGGCCCTGCTCCCGACACGCTTCCGTCGGGTGCCGTGCTGCTGAGAGACATCCGCTTCCGGTCGGTGTGCGAGCACCATCTGCTGCCGTTCGCGGGGCGCGCGCACATCGCCTATCTGCCGGGCGAGCAGGTCGTCGGACTCGGAGCGCTGGTGCGTGTGGTCGAGATCCTCGCCGGTCGCCCTCAGGTGCAGGAGCGCCTCGGTGAGCAGATCGCCGACACGATCGCCGAGCACCTCGACACCCGTGGCGTGCTCGTGGTGCTCGATGCGAGCCACGGCTGCGTGACCATGCGCGGTGGGCGACAGCCGGAGGCCTCGACGCTCACGATCGCCGCCCGTGGCGAATACACCGAGCCGATCGCCCGGGCCGAGCTCATCGCGCTGATCGGATCTTCAGGCTCGGGGACGGCACACGGATGACGGGCATCTGGGGCATCGTCAACGTCACGCCCGACTCGTTCAGCGACGGCGGTCGTTACCTCGACGTGGATCGGGCCGTCGAACACGGCCTGCGGCTGCGTGCTGAGGGAGCCACCGTGCTCGACGTCGGCGGCGAGTCGACCAGGCCCGGCGCAGAGCGGGTGGGGGCAGAGGAGGAGCAGCGGCGTGTGCTCCCGGTGATCGAGCGTCTCGTCGCCGCGGGCGCGCCGGTCAGCGTCGACACCCTCAACGCTTCGACCGCCGCTGCTGCGGTGCGAGCAGGGGCGCGGGTCGTCAATGACGTGTCCGGCGGTCTGGCCGACCCTGACATGCTCGCGGCGGTCGCCGAATCCGGCGCCGACTATGCGATCGGCCACTGGCGCGGCTTCTCATCCGATATGTACGCGCACGCCGAATACCGTCGCGCAGCACGCGAGGTCGCAGGTGAGCTGCACGAGCGGATGGGCGAGGCTGCGGCATCCGGTATCGCGCCGTCGCGATTGATCGTCGATCCGGGCATCGGGTTCTCGAAGAAGGGCGACCAGAACTGGGGCGTGCTGCGCGGACTCGACGAGATCGTCGCCCTGGGGCCCCGCGTGCTCGTCGGCACGTCTCGCAAGAGGTTCCTCGCGCAGACCATCGATGCGGACCCGGCGACGGTCTCCGAAGCGCGACGCGACCTCGCCACGGCGGTCACGAGCGCGCTCGCCGCGCGCGCCGGAGTCTGGGCCGTCAGAGTGCACGACGTCGGCGCCACCCGCGACGCTCTGGCCGTCGTGCACGCCTGGGAGGGATAGACCATGGATGTCCTCGACGAGATCGTCCTGACGGGGCTCACCGTCTTCGGCAGGCACGGGGTCTACGACCACGAGCGCGAGAACGGCCAGGAGTTCACCATCGATCTGCGCCTCAGGATGCCGCTCAGCGGCGCGGCAGCATCGGATGATGTCGCCGACACCGTGCATTACGGAGAGCTTGCCGAGAAGGTCGCCGAGGTGGTCGCGGGCGAGCCGGTGAATCTCATCGAGACGCTCGCAGAGCGCATCGCAGGTGTCGCGCTCGCCGACCCCCGGGTGCACGACGTCACCGTCACGGTGCACAAGCCGCACGCACCGATCTCGCTCACGTTCTCGGATGTCGCGGTCACGGTGCACCGGGCGCGGCAGCGATCCACTGAGGAGGCATCGCGATGAGTCGCAACCTGGCCAACCCGCCGAGCCTCCCCGGTCCCCGACCCGGGCGGGACGAATCCGTGGCCGTCGTCGCCTTCGGCGCGAACCTCGGTGATCGCGAAGACACGATCCGTGCCGCAGCAGAGCGCATCTCGCGACTGCCGCTGGTCAGCGACGTGCGTCTGTCGTCGCTGTTCGAGACGGTGGCGCTGCGGCTCGACGGGCCGGATCCGGAGGCCCCCGGATACGTGAATGCGGTCGCGCTGGTCAGCACCCGCCTGGCCCCGTCGATCCTGCTCGGCATGCTGCACGCGATCGAGGACGAGCACGGTCGCGAGCGCCATGAGCGCTGGGGTGATCGCACCCTCGACCTCGACCTGATCGCCTACGGCGAAGAATCAGCCGACGACGCTGGGCTGCAGCTGCCGCACCCTCGCGCCTTCGAGCGGCTGTTCGTGCTCGAACCGTGGCTCGAGCTCGACGGCGACGCCGTGCTGCCAGGCAGGGGCCGTGTCTCCGAGCTCGTCGCCGACCTGCGCCGCCGGGAGCACTCATGAAGCGCACTTCGCTCGGACTCCTCGCGGTCCTCGCCGTGCTCGCCGCCGCCGGGGGCTTCGTCCTCGATCACGTGCTGACCACGATGGGCCGCACGACGTTCACGCCGTCGCTGCTCCTGCCCGTGCTGCTGCTGCTCATCGCCGCGGCTTCGCTGGCGGTCGCCTGGCCGGTGCGGGCGAGCGTTCGCAACGGCATCCGCATCGATCCGTTCCGCGCGACCCGTGCCGTGACTCTCGCCCGCGCGTCGAGCCTGGTCGGGGCGATCATGGCCGGGTTCGGCGCGGGGCTTCTGGCGTTCCTTCTCTCCAGGCCGATCGATCCCCCGGTAGGGTCGACTGTGGCGATGGTGGCACTGATCGGAAGCGCGATCGTGCTCGCCGTCGTCGCGCTCATCGCCGAACAGTTCTGCACCCTGCCGAAGGATCCTGATGACTCAGAACCCAGAGATCGA
Coding sequences within:
- a CDS encoding peptidoglycan DD-metalloendopeptidase family protein, whose protein sequence is MNDKDSTTGAAAAASDDCGCAPTPAESRAFWKDRSVTRRGALTLGALSVVALSAFGVSNGVTAAYAATYPSWDDVQNAMNNESSKAAEVTRIEGLIQSLKQRVADAQAKAVLAGEEYNAAQLAYFDAIAVADELQSKADEQALVADDATKKAAQLAAQLYRNGGDDTALELFFAGSADNADQLLSRLGTMDKVYQYNQTVHDNAVAARNSAQALTDQAVVARTERDRLQQIAEQKMIEAQAAADAAQAALDEQSANLATMQAQLAALKDATATTVAGYQEGVRVAEEERKRREAAEAAAAAAGNGGGEGGGGGGVGGSPGSGGWVRPHGGYRSAGFGSRPKPCAACSGYHYGVDLANGCGAAIYAAQSGTVDYAGPRGNYGNYIRIQHGGGVASGYAHIRDGGFAVRSGSWVNSGQVIAYAGNTGASVGCHLHFEVYINGGYTNPITFLADRGVSV
- a CDS encoding inorganic diphosphatase, which gives rise to MGAHDAVIEIPRGSRVKYEVDHETGRVHLDRVLYTTFGYPADYGYFDNTLGEDGDPLDVLVLLDHAIYPGVVVEVRPVAVLKMSDEAGGDDKLVAVLSKDPRWAHIQDIGDVAEFTKKEIEHFFEHYKDLEPNKWVKVDAWGDAAEAQRILDEAIVRFGEQGH
- a CDS encoding TMEM175 family protein codes for the protein MTDHPVRFRTERFKALVDAVVAIAMTLLILPLMESVSEAASGKLSTAEFFIEHSGQLLSFGLSFVLIATFWMGHHRQYRDVEWITGPLLWINIAWMATIVWLPVPTAMIGQMETDSLQPVVYIGTLILTQITTLAGWLYLLRHPDFTTTPVDILRAGVIGDLAAIILFLIALALAVFVPAIGYAGLLVLLLTGVVTTLLNRAARRAPRPSAGRG
- the tilS gene encoding tRNA lysidine(34) synthetase TilS; translation: MPSLSPAIAEIRLAVRSALADLSEGSTVVVALSGGADSLALAAATAFEAPKLGVRVGTLTVDHGLQSGSDAVAARAAKTAAALGLDALIVRVEVGEEGGPEAAARDARYRVLKDAAADAGASAVLLGHTLDDQAETVLLGLARGSGAASLQGMAPVREDDDGLRWVRPLLAVRRETTRAFCTASDLEVWDDPHNAEQRFARVRVRERVLPVLEAELGPGIAEALARTAEQLREDAEAFDEMIHETIEDIVEHAEAGISVSVAALAANPAALRNRIIRLVVDSEFGVSLTRLQTLEVARLATDWSGQGPIDLPACSASRLGGRIVFTAR
- a CDS encoding DUF937 domain-containing protein → MALDDILTQVPIDDIAAKLGVSPDVAKEAVEQGGAVLLGGLAKNASTSEGSAAIENALKRHQGKTGTAKKVDDIDQADGGKIVSHILGDDEKKVTEKLTESKETAGIDFGKLLPILAPIVMGLIANATKDKSAKPGTAEAQSGGGGIGDVIGGILGGGSSSGGGGIGDLLGGILGGGSSSGGGIGDLLGGLLGGKK
- the hpt gene encoding hypoxanthine phosphoribosyltransferase — its product is MRAAEIQDDLAQILVTEEEIIAKLDELATRVAADYAGKEIILVGVLKGAVMVMADFARALPFHAPMDWMAVSSYGASTKSSGVVQIRKDLDTDLNGKHVLIVEDIIDSGLTLSWLLENFESRGAESIEVLALLRKPEAAKVVIDCKYVGFDIPTDFVVGYGLDYDERYRNLRDVAVLAPHVYS
- the ftsH gene encoding ATP-dependent zinc metalloprotease FtsH; the protein is MDVKKLTRNPLIYVALIGLLLFGGFLLISNLGAPKQITTQEGLELLSGKTVTEVVNTDGDQRVDMTLSKAFEGSENVQFYYVDARAEEVVSAINAAEPKDGFNDAVPRATWFDGILSLLLPLVLLGLLFWWLLSSMQGGGSKVMQFGKSKAKLVNKETPTVTFADVAGADEAIEELHEIKEFLQDPAKFQAIGARIPKGVLLYGPPGTGKTLLARAVAGEAGAPFYSISGSDFVEMFVGVGASRVRDLFNQAKENAPAIIFIDEIDAVGRHRGAGMGGGNDEREQTLNQMLVEMDGFDPNANVIVIAATNRPDILDPALLRPGRFDRQIGVDAPDLRGRQKILEVHSKGKPLAKSVDLEVVARKTPGFTGADLANVLNEAALLTARSNAQLVDNRALDEAIDRVIAGPQRRTRVMKDKEKLITAYHEGGHALAAAAMNYTDPVTKITILPRGKALGYTMVLPLDDKYSITRNELQDQLTYAMGGRVAEEIVFHDPTTGASNDIEKATSIARKMVLEYGMTTLVGPVKLGSEGGEPFAGRDMGRGREYSEKVAERVDAEVRALIEQAHNEAYEVISTNRDILDRLALSLLEEETLDHNQIAEIFTEVKKLPERPLWLSSEDRPVSERPPIEVPKKDVSLVASVEAPAAAPRTQPGSAGAGQARPATA
- the folE gene encoding GTP cyclohydrolase I is translated as MSVDRARVERLTRELLEAIGEDPDRPGLKQTPTRMGDLYAEFFAGVGEDPAAPLAHTISVSRGPAPDTLPSGAVLLRDIRFRSVCEHHLLPFAGRAHIAYLPGEQVVGLGALVRVVEILAGRPQVQERLGEQIADTIAEHLDTRGVLVVLDASHGCVTMRGGRQPEASTLTIAARGEYTEPIARAELIALIGSSGSGTAHG
- the folP gene encoding dihydropteroate synthase, which encodes MTGIWGIVNVTPDSFSDGGRYLDVDRAVEHGLRLRAEGATVLDVGGESTRPGAERVGAEEEQRRVLPVIERLVAAGAPVSVDTLNASTAAAAVRAGARVVNDVSGGLADPDMLAAVAESGADYAIGHWRGFSSDMYAHAEYRRAAREVAGELHERMGEAAASGIAPSRLIVDPGIGFSKKGDQNWGVLRGLDEIVALGPRVLVGTSRKRFLAQTIDADPATVSEARRDLATAVTSALAARAGVWAVRVHDVGATRDALAVVHAWEG
- the folB gene encoding dihydroneopterin aldolase, coding for MDVLDEIVLTGLTVFGRHGVYDHERENGQEFTIDLRLRMPLSGAAASDDVADTVHYGELAEKVAEVVAGEPVNLIETLAERIAGVALADPRVHDVTVTVHKPHAPISLTFSDVAVTVHRARQRSTEEASR
- the folK gene encoding 2-amino-4-hydroxy-6-hydroxymethyldihydropteridine diphosphokinase is translated as MSRNLANPPSLPGPRPGRDESVAVVAFGANLGDREDTIRAAAERISRLPLVSDVRLSSLFETVALRLDGPDPEAPGYVNAVALVSTRLAPSILLGMLHAIEDEHGRERHERWGDRTLDLDLIAYGEESADDAGLQLPHPRAFERLFVLEPWLELDGDAVLPGRGRVSELVADLRRREHS
- a CDS encoding DUF3180 domain-containing protein; protein product: MKRTSLGLLAVLAVLAAAGGFVLDHVLTTMGRTTFTPSLLLPVLLLLIAAASLAVAWPVRASVRNGIRIDPFRATRAVTLARASSLVGAIMAGFGAGLLAFLLSRPIDPPVGSTVAMVALIGSAIVLAVVALIAEQFCTLPKDPDDSEPRDRAGDPGTA